A genomic stretch from Cyprinus carpio isolate SPL01 chromosome A12, ASM1834038v1, whole genome shotgun sequence includes:
- the vclb gene encoding vinculin b isoform X1 — protein MPVFHTKTIESILEPVAQQISHLVIMHEEGEVDGKAIPDLTAPVAAVQAAVSNLVRVGKETVQTTEDAIMRRDMPPAFIKVETACTKLVQAAQMLKGDPYSVQARDYLIDGSRGILSGTSDLLLTFDEAEVRKIIRVCKGILEYLTVAEVVESMEDLITYTKNLGPGMTKMAKMIDERQQELTHQEHRVMLVNSMNTVKELLPVLISGIKIFVTTRTSQGKGVEEALKNRNFTVEKMSAEINEIIRVLQLTSWDEDAWASKKDTEAMKRALAQIDSKMAQAKNWLRDPHAQPGDPGEQAIRQILDEAGKVGELCTGKERRDIVGTAKTLGQLTEQVSELRARGQGASPVAMQKAQQLSQGLDVLTGKVENAARKLEAMTGSKQAIAKRIDGAQSWLADPHGGPEGEENIRALLGEARKIADLSEDPKEREDILRSMGEIAGLTAKLSELKRAGKGDTPEARALAKQIATSLQNLQSKTSKAVANTRPTKAAVHLEGKMEQAQRWMDNPSLDDSGVGQTALRGLVAEGRRLANALPASQRQGLLGKCEEVEHLMAQLAELAARGDGDGPQARAVAQQLQDTLKELKGKMQEAMTQEVSDIFSDTTTPVKLLAVAATAPPDAANREQVFEERAANFENHAGRLGATAEKAAAVGTANKSTVEGIQAAVKSARDLTPQVVSAARILLKNPGNQAAYEHFETMKNQWIDNVEKMTGLVDEAIDTRSLLDASEEAIKKDLDKCQVAMANHQPQMLVAGATSIARRANRIMLVAKREVENSEDHKFRETVKAASDELSRTISPMVMDAKAVAANIQDQGLQRGFLDSGYKILGAVAKVQEAFQPQEPDFPPPPPPDLEHLQISDNAAPPKPPLPEGEVPPPRPPPPEEKDEEFPEQQAGEMVSEPMMVAARQLHDEARKWSSKGNDIIGAAKRMALLMAEMSRLVRGASGNKRALIQCAKDIAKASDEVTRLAKEVAKQCTDKRIRTNLLQVCERIPTISTQLKILSTVKATMLGRTNISEEESEQATEMLVHNAQNLMQSVKETVREAEAASIKIRMDAGFTLRWVRKTPWYQ, from the exons GTGGGCAAAGAGACGGTTCAGACCACTGAGGATGCCATCATGAGAAGAGACATGCCGCCTGCCTTTATaaa GGTTGAGACTGCGTGCACTAAACTGGTTCAGGCGGCTCAGATGCTGAAGGGCGACCCGTATTCTGTCCAAGCCAGAGATTATCTGATCGACGGGTCCCGCGGGATCCTGTCTGGAACCTCCGACCTGCTTCTGACATTCGATGAGGCCGAG GTTCGTAAGATCATCCGTGTGTGTAAAGGGATTCTGGAGTATCTGACCGTGGCTGAGGTGGTGGAGTCCATGGAGGACCTGATCACTTACACCAAGAACCTGGGACCAG GCATGACGAAGATGGCCAAGATGATTGACGAGCGGCAGCAGGAATTAACTCATCAGGAGCACAGAGTCATGCTGGTCAACTCCATGAACACCGTCAAGGAGCTGCTGCCCGTTCTCATCTCAG GCATCAAGATCTTCGTGACGACCAGGACGTCTCAGGGTAAAGGTGTGGAGGAGGCGCTGAAGAACAGGAACTTCACCGTGGAGAAGATGAGCGCCGAAATCAATGAAATCATCCGCGTGCTGCAGCTCACGTCCTGGGACGAGGACGCCTGGGCCAGTAAG AAG GACACCGAGGCCATGAAGAGAGCGCTGGCTCAGATCGACTCCAAAATGGCGCAGGCCAAGAACTGGCTCCGAGACCCACACGCCCAGCCAG GTGACCCGGGCGAGCAGGCCATCCGTCAGATCCTGGACGAGGCGGGAAAAGTTGGAGAACTCTGCACCGGGAAAGAGAGACGAGACATCGTGGGAACGGCCAAAACACTTGGACAACTTACTGAGCAGGTGTCCGAGCTGCGAGCCAG GGGTCAGGGAGCGAGTCCGGTGGCCATGCAGAAAGCGCAGCAGCTGTCTCAGGGTCTGGACGTCCTGACGGGGAAAGTGGAAAATGCTGCACGTAAACTGGAGGCCATGACCGGCTCCAAACAAGCCATCGCCAAGAGGATCGACGGCGCTCAG AGCTGGCTGGCGGATCCTCACGGCGGTCCGGAGGGAGAGGAGAACATCAGGGCTCTTCTGGGAGAAGCCAGGAAGATCGCGGATCTCAGCGAAGATCCCAAGGAGCGAGAGGACATCCTGCGCAGCATGGGCGAGATCGCCGGCCTCACCGCCAAACTCTCCGAGCTCAAGAGAGC AGGTAAGGGCGACACCCCTGAGGCTCGTGCGCTGGCGAAGCAGATCGCCACGTCTCTGCAGAACCTCCAGTCCAAAACCAGCAAAGCGGTGGCCAACACTCGGCCGACCAAAGCCGCTGTTCACCTGGAGGGGAAGATGGAGCAGGCGCAGAGATGGATGGACAACCCCTCGCTGGACGACAGCGGCGTCG GTCAGACTGCCCTCCGTGGGCTGGTCGCCGAGGGCCGGCGTCTGGCCAATGCTCTGCCGGCGTCACAGAGGCAGGGGCTGCTGGGTAAATGTGAGGAGGTGGAGCACCTGATGGCGCAGTTAGCGGAGCTGGCGGCCCGCGGGGATGGAGACGGTCCTCAGGCCCGCGCCGTCGCTCAACAGCTGCAGGACACGCTCAAA gAGCTGAAGGGTAAGATGCAGGAAGCCATGACTCAGGAGGTGTCCGATATCTTCAGTGACACGACTACGCCTGTTAAACTGCTGGCGGTGGCAGCCACGGCTCCTCCAGACGCGGCCAACAGAGAGCag gtgTTCGAGGAGCGCGCCGCAAACTTTGAGAATCACGCGGGTCGTCTGGGAGCCACGGCGGAGAAAGCGGCGGCGGTCGGCACGGCCAACAAGAGCACGGTGGAGGGAATCCAGGCGGCCGTCAAATCAGCCCGAGATCTGACGCCACAG GTTGTCTCCGCGGCTCGCATCCTCCTGAAGAATCCTGGAAACCAGGCGGCTTACGAACACTTTGAGACCATGAAGAATCAGTGGATCGACAATGTCGAGAAAATGACAG GTCTGGTGGATGAAGCGATCGACACCAGGTCTCTGCTGGACGCATCAGAAGAAGCCATTAAGAAAGATCTGGACAAGTGTCAGGTAGCTATGGCCAATCACCAGCCTCAGATGCTGGTCGCCGGGGCAACCAGCATCGCCCGGCGAGCCAATCGGATCATGCTGGTGGCGAAGAGAGAGGTGGAGAACTCGGAGGACCACAAGTTCAGAGAGACAGTGAAAGCGGCGTCTGACGAGCTCAGCAGAACCATCTCACCGATGGTCATGGACGCCAAGGCCGTGGCCGCCAACATACAGGACCAAG GCCTTCAGAGGGGGTTCCTGGACTCGGGTTATAAGATCCTGGGGGCCGTGGCTAAGGTCCAGGAGGCGTTCCAGCCGCAGGAGCCGGacttccctcctcctcctcctccggaCCTGGAGCACCTGCAG ATAAGCGACAACGCCGCCCCTCCCAAACCGCCGCTGCCGGAGGGTGAGGTGCCTCCTCCCAGACCTCCGCCGCCGGAGGAGAAGGACGAGGAGTTCCCGGAGCAGCAGGCCGGAGAGATGGTCAGCGAGCCCATGATGGTGGCCGCCCGGCAGCTGCACGACGAGGCCCGCAAGTGGTCCAGCAAG GGTAATGACATCATCGGTGCGGCCAAGCGCATGGCTCTGCTGATGGCCGAGATGTCTCGACTGGTCCGAGGCGCCAGCGGGAATAAGAGGGCGCTCATCCAGTGCGCCAAAGACATCGCTAAAGCCTCAGACGAGGTCACGCGCCTCGCCAAGGAGGTCGCCAAACAGTGCACAGACAAACGCATACGAACCAACTTACTGCAG gtgtGTGAGAGGATTCCCACCATCAGCACACAGCTGAAGATCCTCTCCACGGTGAAGGCCACCATGTTGGGACGCACCAACATCAGCGAGGAGGAATCCGAGCAG GCCACCGAGATGCTGGTCCATAACGCTCAGAACCTGATGCAGTCGGTGAAGGAGACGGTGAGAGAAGCTGAGGCCGCTTCCATCAAGATCCGCATGGACGCCGGGTTCACCCTGCGCTGGGTCCGCAAGACGCCCTGGTACCAGTGA
- the vclb gene encoding vinculin b isoform X2, with the protein MPVFHTKTIESILEPVAQQISHLVIMHEEGEVDGKAIPDLTAPVAAVQAAVSNLVRVGKETVQTTEDAIMRRDMPPAFIKVETACTKLVQAAQMLKGDPYSVQARDYLIDGSRGILSGTSDLLLTFDEAEVRKIIRVCKGILEYLTVAEVVESMEDLITYTKNLGPGMTKMAKMIDERQQELTHQEHRVMLVNSMNTVKELLPVLISGIKIFVTTRTSQGKGVEEALKNRNFTVEKMSAEINEIIRVLQLTSWDEDAWASKDTEAMKRALAQIDSKMAQAKNWLRDPHAQPGDPGEQAIRQILDEAGKVGELCTGKERRDIVGTAKTLGQLTEQVSELRARGQGASPVAMQKAQQLSQGLDVLTGKVENAARKLEAMTGSKQAIAKRIDGAQSWLADPHGGPEGEENIRALLGEARKIADLSEDPKEREDILRSMGEIAGLTAKLSELKRAGKGDTPEARALAKQIATSLQNLQSKTSKAVANTRPTKAAVHLEGKMEQAQRWMDNPSLDDSGVGQTALRGLVAEGRRLANALPASQRQGLLGKCEEVEHLMAQLAELAARGDGDGPQARAVAQQLQDTLKELKGKMQEAMTQEVSDIFSDTTTPVKLLAVAATAPPDAANREQVFEERAANFENHAGRLGATAEKAAAVGTANKSTVEGIQAAVKSARDLTPQVVSAARILLKNPGNQAAYEHFETMKNQWIDNVEKMTGLVDEAIDTRSLLDASEEAIKKDLDKCQVAMANHQPQMLVAGATSIARRANRIMLVAKREVENSEDHKFRETVKAASDELSRTISPMVMDAKAVAANIQDQGLQRGFLDSGYKILGAVAKVQEAFQPQEPDFPPPPPPDLEHLQISDNAAPPKPPLPEGEVPPPRPPPPEEKDEEFPEQQAGEMVSEPMMVAARQLHDEARKWSSKGNDIIGAAKRMALLMAEMSRLVRGASGNKRALIQCAKDIAKASDEVTRLAKEVAKQCTDKRIRTNLLQVCERIPTISTQLKILSTVKATMLGRTNISEEESEQATEMLVHNAQNLMQSVKETVREAEAASIKIRMDAGFTLRWVRKTPWYQ; encoded by the exons GTGGGCAAAGAGACGGTTCAGACCACTGAGGATGCCATCATGAGAAGAGACATGCCGCCTGCCTTTATaaa GGTTGAGACTGCGTGCACTAAACTGGTTCAGGCGGCTCAGATGCTGAAGGGCGACCCGTATTCTGTCCAAGCCAGAGATTATCTGATCGACGGGTCCCGCGGGATCCTGTCTGGAACCTCCGACCTGCTTCTGACATTCGATGAGGCCGAG GTTCGTAAGATCATCCGTGTGTGTAAAGGGATTCTGGAGTATCTGACCGTGGCTGAGGTGGTGGAGTCCATGGAGGACCTGATCACTTACACCAAGAACCTGGGACCAG GCATGACGAAGATGGCCAAGATGATTGACGAGCGGCAGCAGGAATTAACTCATCAGGAGCACAGAGTCATGCTGGTCAACTCCATGAACACCGTCAAGGAGCTGCTGCCCGTTCTCATCTCAG GCATCAAGATCTTCGTGACGACCAGGACGTCTCAGGGTAAAGGTGTGGAGGAGGCGCTGAAGAACAGGAACTTCACCGTGGAGAAGATGAGCGCCGAAATCAATGAAATCATCCGCGTGCTGCAGCTCACGTCCTGGGACGAGGACGCCTGGGCCAGTAAG GACACCGAGGCCATGAAGAGAGCGCTGGCTCAGATCGACTCCAAAATGGCGCAGGCCAAGAACTGGCTCCGAGACCCACACGCCCAGCCAG GTGACCCGGGCGAGCAGGCCATCCGTCAGATCCTGGACGAGGCGGGAAAAGTTGGAGAACTCTGCACCGGGAAAGAGAGACGAGACATCGTGGGAACGGCCAAAACACTTGGACAACTTACTGAGCAGGTGTCCGAGCTGCGAGCCAG GGGTCAGGGAGCGAGTCCGGTGGCCATGCAGAAAGCGCAGCAGCTGTCTCAGGGTCTGGACGTCCTGACGGGGAAAGTGGAAAATGCTGCACGTAAACTGGAGGCCATGACCGGCTCCAAACAAGCCATCGCCAAGAGGATCGACGGCGCTCAG AGCTGGCTGGCGGATCCTCACGGCGGTCCGGAGGGAGAGGAGAACATCAGGGCTCTTCTGGGAGAAGCCAGGAAGATCGCGGATCTCAGCGAAGATCCCAAGGAGCGAGAGGACATCCTGCGCAGCATGGGCGAGATCGCCGGCCTCACCGCCAAACTCTCCGAGCTCAAGAGAGC AGGTAAGGGCGACACCCCTGAGGCTCGTGCGCTGGCGAAGCAGATCGCCACGTCTCTGCAGAACCTCCAGTCCAAAACCAGCAAAGCGGTGGCCAACACTCGGCCGACCAAAGCCGCTGTTCACCTGGAGGGGAAGATGGAGCAGGCGCAGAGATGGATGGACAACCCCTCGCTGGACGACAGCGGCGTCG GTCAGACTGCCCTCCGTGGGCTGGTCGCCGAGGGCCGGCGTCTGGCCAATGCTCTGCCGGCGTCACAGAGGCAGGGGCTGCTGGGTAAATGTGAGGAGGTGGAGCACCTGATGGCGCAGTTAGCGGAGCTGGCGGCCCGCGGGGATGGAGACGGTCCTCAGGCCCGCGCCGTCGCTCAACAGCTGCAGGACACGCTCAAA gAGCTGAAGGGTAAGATGCAGGAAGCCATGACTCAGGAGGTGTCCGATATCTTCAGTGACACGACTACGCCTGTTAAACTGCTGGCGGTGGCAGCCACGGCTCCTCCAGACGCGGCCAACAGAGAGCag gtgTTCGAGGAGCGCGCCGCAAACTTTGAGAATCACGCGGGTCGTCTGGGAGCCACGGCGGAGAAAGCGGCGGCGGTCGGCACGGCCAACAAGAGCACGGTGGAGGGAATCCAGGCGGCCGTCAAATCAGCCCGAGATCTGACGCCACAG GTTGTCTCCGCGGCTCGCATCCTCCTGAAGAATCCTGGAAACCAGGCGGCTTACGAACACTTTGAGACCATGAAGAATCAGTGGATCGACAATGTCGAGAAAATGACAG GTCTGGTGGATGAAGCGATCGACACCAGGTCTCTGCTGGACGCATCAGAAGAAGCCATTAAGAAAGATCTGGACAAGTGTCAGGTAGCTATGGCCAATCACCAGCCTCAGATGCTGGTCGCCGGGGCAACCAGCATCGCCCGGCGAGCCAATCGGATCATGCTGGTGGCGAAGAGAGAGGTGGAGAACTCGGAGGACCACAAGTTCAGAGAGACAGTGAAAGCGGCGTCTGACGAGCTCAGCAGAACCATCTCACCGATGGTCATGGACGCCAAGGCCGTGGCCGCCAACATACAGGACCAAG GCCTTCAGAGGGGGTTCCTGGACTCGGGTTATAAGATCCTGGGGGCCGTGGCTAAGGTCCAGGAGGCGTTCCAGCCGCAGGAGCCGGacttccctcctcctcctcctccggaCCTGGAGCACCTGCAG ATAAGCGACAACGCCGCCCCTCCCAAACCGCCGCTGCCGGAGGGTGAGGTGCCTCCTCCCAGACCTCCGCCGCCGGAGGAGAAGGACGAGGAGTTCCCGGAGCAGCAGGCCGGAGAGATGGTCAGCGAGCCCATGATGGTGGCCGCCCGGCAGCTGCACGACGAGGCCCGCAAGTGGTCCAGCAAG GGTAATGACATCATCGGTGCGGCCAAGCGCATGGCTCTGCTGATGGCCGAGATGTCTCGACTGGTCCGAGGCGCCAGCGGGAATAAGAGGGCGCTCATCCAGTGCGCCAAAGACATCGCTAAAGCCTCAGACGAGGTCACGCGCCTCGCCAAGGAGGTCGCCAAACAGTGCACAGACAAACGCATACGAACCAACTTACTGCAG gtgtGTGAGAGGATTCCCACCATCAGCACACAGCTGAAGATCCTCTCCACGGTGAAGGCCACCATGTTGGGACGCACCAACATCAGCGAGGAGGAATCCGAGCAG GCCACCGAGATGCTGGTCCATAACGCTCAGAACCTGATGCAGTCGGTGAAGGAGACGGTGAGAGAAGCTGAGGCCGCTTCCATCAAGATCCGCATGGACGCCGGGTTCACCCTGCGCTGGGTCCGCAAGACGCCCTGGTACCAGTGA